The proteins below are encoded in one region of Mangifera indica cultivar Alphonso chromosome 7, CATAS_Mindica_2.1, whole genome shotgun sequence:
- the LOC123221340 gene encoding 30S ribosomal protein S1: protein MLGSPSRIGSVSCVIDVGCSHSSLLFPVNTKNSISLKRFSQQFSRLQTTKAITPTTTTPILDDSESDASVGQSRSSADWKAARAYKESGFVYEGRIEGFNGGGLLVRFFSLVGFLPFSQLSPSHSCKESHKTIHEVAKGLAGSLISVKVIQADEENKKLIFSEKEAVWTKYSQSVNVEDIFIGRVGSVEDYGAFIHLRFPDGLYHLTGLVHVSEVSWDLVQDVRDILNEGDEVRVKVIKIDREKSRITLSIKQLEEDPLLETLDKVIPKDASAKPESMSVSNNNAIEPLPGLGAIFEELLLEDGIDDVRITQQGFEKRVVSQDLQLWLSNAPPVDGKFTLLARAGRQVQEIQLTTLLDQEGLCCCFCTEFILSLKDMVDFCSHLKFLTVKRSIRYTTTGYSKT, encoded by the exons atgttGGGCTCACCTTCGAGAATTGGATCAGTTTCATGCGTAATTGATGTGGGTTGCTCTCATTCTTCATTACTATTTCCTGTTAATACGAAAAACTCCATTTCTTTAAAAAGATTTAGCCAACAATTTTCTCGTCTTCAAACAACCAAGGCCATCACCCCAACCACCACCACCCCAATACTGGACGACTCTGAATCTGACGCTTCCGTTGGACAATCTCGG AGTTCTGCTGATTGGAAAGCAGCAAGGGCTTACAAAGAGAGTGGTTTTGTGTACGAGGGAAGGATTGAAGGTTTCAATGGTGGAGGTTTGCTTGTCCGCTTCTTTTCTCTTGTGGGGTTTCTTCCCTTTTCCCAGTTGAGCCCTTCTCATTCTTGTAAAG AGTCACATAAAACCATCCATGAGGTAGCCAAAGGCTTGGCTGGTTCACTTATATCTGTTAAG GTTATCCAAGCAGATGAGGAGAACAAGAAATTGATTTTCTCTGAAAAGGAAGCTGTTTGGACAAAGTATTCTCAGAGCGTTAATGTAGAGGATATTTTTATAGGAAGGGTCGGTTCCGTTGAGGATTATGGTGCCTTCATTCACTTACGTTTTCCGGATG GTCTTTATCATTTAACTGGACTAGTTCATGTCTCTGAGGTTTCTTGGGACCTAGTTCAAGACGTGAGAGATATCCTTAATGAAGGTGATGAAGTAAGGGTCAAAGTTATAAAGATCGACAG AGAGAAGTCAAGGATCACCTTATCAATCAAACAGTTGGAAGAAGATCCACTTCTAGAAACTTTGGACAAAGTGATTCCAAAG GATGCGTCAGCTAAGCCTGAGTCAATGAGTGTGAGCAATAACAATGCCATTGAGCCTCTTCCAGGTCTTGGAGCAATATTTGAAGAGCTTCTGCTGGAAGACGG TATAGATGATGTAAGAATCACACAACAAGGGTTTGAGAAACGGGTTGTTTCACAAGACTTGCAGCTATGGCTCTCaaat GCACCACCAGTTGATGGGAAGTTTACTCTCCTAGCTCGTGCTGGAAGACAG GTGCAGGAGATACAACTGACAACACTACTTGATCAGGAAG gtCTTTGCTGCTGCTTTTGTACAGAgtttattttgagtttaaaagaCATGGTAGATTTTTGTTctcatttaaaatttctaaCTGTAAAAAGAAGCATTCGGTATACTACAACCGGATATtcaaaaacttaa